A window of uncultured Draconibacterium sp. contains these coding sequences:
- a CDS encoding M28 family peptidase, which translates to MYSKTFLTLLLFALTAWCGCAQNSKKSDQKIQTLHTISSNEILEYATELSSPKYKGRLSGSPEFQDVANWCAGKFEEWGVKPANNGSYFQYFKNEFSEVNSLGAVIYFNGKEKTYLDFPEDYLPGSNSANGKVEAELVYVGYGISAPELDYDDYKNIDVKGKIIILEPGIPYTKNDTILAKWTPYAYHRYKFRNAVKHGAAGMIYASKIANPNTVHLDGFIYAHVDTKVVDQIFSDAGKDYKEVLKQLRNGEVPSFSLPAKQKIFIKAETKYFPDAQACNVVGIIEGTDPELKNEVIIIGGHLDGQGQMGDVVFPGALDNASGIADILGAAKALATSDSKPKRSVLFILFGGEECGLYGSKQYCEKPLFPIEKTKMMINLDMVGNGTGFFVEGGKSHPQLFTHFEAANSNYIHREMESSASRKNYGRPRSDASIFESAGIKTFGLWTRGSVFPVYYHHPMDKTNVLTPEIMEDAAKLLYLGVLGVANDESL; encoded by the coding sequence ATGTATTCGAAAACGTTTTTAACACTGCTTCTTTTTGCTTTAACTGCATGGTGTGGATGTGCCCAAAATTCAAAAAAATCAGATCAAAAAATTCAAACCTTGCATACTATTTCGAGTAACGAAATTCTGGAATATGCAACCGAACTAAGCTCTCCAAAATACAAAGGCCGCTTGTCGGGTTCTCCTGAATTTCAGGATGTGGCCAACTGGTGCGCCGGAAAATTTGAAGAATGGGGTGTTAAACCTGCTAACAACGGAAGTTATTTTCAGTATTTTAAAAATGAATTTTCGGAAGTAAATTCATTGGGGGCAGTGATTTATTTTAATGGAAAGGAAAAAACTTATCTCGATTTTCCGGAAGACTATTTGCCCGGTTCGAACTCGGCAAACGGAAAAGTGGAAGCAGAACTGGTGTATGTTGGTTATGGTATATCGGCACCCGAACTGGATTACGATGATTACAAAAACATAGACGTTAAGGGGAAAATAATCATTCTTGAACCTGGAATACCATATACAAAAAACGATACAATCCTGGCAAAATGGACACCCTACGCATATCATCGATACAAGTTCAGAAATGCGGTAAAACATGGTGCCGCCGGAATGATTTATGCCAGTAAAATTGCCAATCCGAATACGGTTCATTTAGATGGTTTTATTTATGCACATGTGGATACAAAAGTGGTTGATCAGATTTTTAGCGATGCAGGCAAAGACTATAAAGAAGTGCTGAAACAGTTGCGAAACGGGGAGGTTCCTTCGTTTTCGTTACCCGCTAAACAGAAGATTTTTATAAAAGCCGAAACCAAATATTTTCCTGATGCACAGGCATGTAATGTGGTTGGTATAATTGAAGGCACGGATCCGGAATTAAAAAACGAAGTGATTATTATTGGTGGCCACCTCGACGGGCAGGGTCAAATGGGAGATGTGGTTTTTCCCGGAGCTTTGGACAATGCATCGGGAATAGCTGATATTTTAGGGGCAGCCAAAGCTTTGGCAACTTCTGACTCAAAACCGAAGCGTTCGGTGCTTTTTATCCTTTTTGGTGGCGAAGAATGTGGTTTGTACGGTTCGAAACAGTATTGCGAAAAACCACTTTTCCCGATTGAAAAAACCAAAATGATGATTAACCTCGACATGGTTGGAAACGGAACAGGTTTTTTCGTTGAAGGCGGAAAATCACATCCCCAACTTTTTACCCATTTCGAAGCGGCTAACTCAAATTACATTCATCGCGAAATGGAGAGTTCAGCATCACGTAAAAATTATGGCCGCCCACGTTCTGATGCATCCATTTTTGAGTCGGCCGGAATTAAAACTTTTGGTTTGTGGACACGCGGAAGTGTTTTCCCGGTTTATTACCATCATCCAATGGATAAAACAAATGTGCTAACGCCCGAAATAATGGAAGATGCAGCCAAGCTT
- a CDS encoding glycyl-radical enzyme activating protein — protein MKQPLIFDIKRYAINDGPGIRITVFLKGCPLSCKWCHNPESQAPQAQKLYTESKCIGAQECVKVCPEDALTLTPKGIVTDYEACTLCGICSDVCPTKAIEMSGRMYDVDELVQIIEKERVHIDQSNGGVTFSGGEPLMHPVFLIKMLKACGNKNIHRTVDTCGFADTETMLEVARNTELFLFDLKVMDPEKHKKWTGVSNKLILENLKVLSESGAKINIRIPFIKNVNADERSVREMARFVFGLPGEKPQVNILPYHSIAANKYIKLGTTYNEFNMAEPTEKEQNKALAIFQEFGLEAEIGG, from the coding sequence ATGAAACAACCATTAATTTTTGATATAAAACGCTATGCCATTAACGATGGTCCGGGCATTCGGATTACAGTTTTTTTGAAAGGCTGCCCCTTAAGTTGCAAATGGTGTCACAACCCTGAAAGTCAGGCACCGCAGGCGCAAAAACTTTACACCGAATCGAAATGTATCGGAGCGCAGGAATGTGTAAAAGTTTGTCCTGAAGATGCACTTACTTTAACCCCAAAGGGAATTGTTACCGATTATGAGGCTTGCACTCTTTGCGGAATTTGTTCTGACGTTTGCCCAACAAAAGCCATTGAAATGTCGGGCAGAATGTATGATGTTGACGAGCTGGTGCAGATTATTGAAAAAGAAAGAGTACACATTGATCAATCGAATGGAGGAGTAACTTTTTCGGGAGGCGAACCATTGATGCATCCCGTATTTCTGATTAAAATGTTAAAAGCATGTGGCAATAAAAACATTCACCGAACCGTTGATACTTGCGGTTTTGCAGATACTGAAACGATGCTGGAAGTAGCCAGGAACACGGAGTTGTTTTTGTTCGACCTGAAAGTGATGGACCCGGAAAAACATAAAAAGTGGACCGGAGTTAGCAACAAGCTTATTCTTGAAAACCTTAAAGTTTTATCGGAAAGTGGTGCAAAAATCAACATCCGGATTCCATTTATTAAAAACGTAAATGCCGACGAAAGGAGTGTTCGTGAAATGGCCCGTTTTGTTTTCGGGCTTCCGGGAGAAAAACCACAGGTGAATATTTTGCCTTACCACAGTATTGCTGCCAATAAGTACATTAAACTTGGTACTACTTACAACGAATTTAATATGGCAGAACCAACAGAAAAGGAACAAAACAAAGCACTTGCAATTTTTCAGGAGTTCGGACTGGAGGCTGAAATTGGAGGCTAA
- the hypD gene encoding trans-4-hydroxy-L-proline dehydratase: MSFAEIKTKRKPERPAGAEGNFYTPQKTKIGPGMNERIQRLRKLSVETPESLSIERALISTKFYKENYGKYSEPVMRALNFLEICKQKTIYIGNDELIVAERGPVPKSVPTFPELTCHSVEDFHVLNTRDQQRYIIPQEDIDTYEREVIPYWTGRTMRERIFGHVPHEWKRAYEAGVFTEFMEQRAPGHTALDGKIYQKGMLDYKKEINDHIARLDFLNDTEATSKLEQLKAMDISCDAVIVFAERHADLADEMASKENDTKRAAELKQIAEVCRWVPANAPRNMWEAIQMYWFVHLGTITELNGWDAMNPGHFDQHLTPFFEKELAAGTITREEAKELISCFWIKVNNHPAPPKVGITARESGTFNDFTNINIGGIKPDGSDGVSEVSYMMLEVIEELHVLQPGNSVHIAKVTPDDFLQASGKLIRQGHGYPSVFNPDVYVQELVNQGKTLQDAREGGCSGCIEVGAFGKEAYLLTGYLNVPKVLEITLNNGIDPVTGKVAGIETGDPRNFNSYEELYEAFLKQLNFVVDQKIRVSNYIDQMFAKYAPAPFLSVVIEDCISKGKDYYNGGPRYNTNYIQCTGLGTVTDSLSVLKKHVFEEGTFSIDVLLTAVSKNFEGEEILRQRILNRTPFFGNDDEYADSIALQVYDDLLAAIEGKPNTKGEAFHLNMLSTTCHVYFGLVLGATPNGRFSGKSISDGTSPSHGCDTHGPTNVIRSLGKLDHTKSGGTLLNLRFVPSLLKRDKDVEKLGHLIRSYFSLGGHHVQFNIVDTATLLAAQACPEDYKDLLVRMAGYSDYFNDMNADLQQEVIDRTQNEVL; encoded by the coding sequence ATGTCTTTTGCTGAAATAAAAACCAAAAGAAAACCCGAGCGCCCGGCTGGTGCTGAAGGTAATTTTTACACCCCTCAAAAAACGAAAATAGGTCCCGGAATGAATGAACGAATTCAGCGTTTACGAAAGTTAAGCGTTGAAACTCCCGAATCCTTGTCCATTGAGCGGGCGTTAATCTCGACCAAATTTTATAAAGAAAACTACGGAAAATATTCGGAGCCGGTAATGCGGGCACTTAATTTTCTGGAAATATGTAAACAAAAAACCATTTATATTGGCAACGATGAGCTGATTGTGGCCGAACGCGGACCGGTTCCAAAGTCGGTGCCTACTTTTCCTGAATTAACCTGCCACAGCGTAGAAGATTTTCATGTGCTAAATACGCGCGATCAGCAGCGTTACATCATTCCACAAGAAGACATTGATACATACGAACGCGAAGTGATTCCATACTGGACAGGGCGTACCATGCGTGAGCGAATTTTTGGGCATGTGCCGCACGAATGGAAAAGGGCCTACGAAGCAGGAGTTTTTACCGAATTTATGGAGCAACGCGCACCGGGTCACACTGCACTCGACGGTAAAATTTACCAAAAAGGAATGCTCGATTATAAAAAGGAGATAAACGATCACATCGCTCGTCTCGACTTTTTAAACGATACCGAAGCCACATCAAAACTTGAGCAGTTAAAAGCAATGGATATTTCGTGCGATGCTGTTATTGTTTTTGCTGAACGACATGCTGACCTGGCTGATGAAATGGCATCAAAAGAAAACGATACCAAACGTGCGGCAGAGTTAAAACAAATTGCCGAAGTGTGCCGTTGGGTGCCTGCCAATGCACCACGAAATATGTGGGAAGCCATTCAAATGTACTGGTTTGTGCATTTGGGTACAATTACCGAATTAAATGGCTGGGATGCGATGAATCCAGGACATTTCGACCAGCACTTAACACCGTTTTTTGAAAAAGAGCTGGCCGCCGGAACCATTACACGCGAAGAAGCAAAAGAGTTGATCAGCTGTTTTTGGATTAAGGTAAACAATCATCCGGCGCCGCCAAAAGTGGGAATAACTGCGCGCGAAAGTGGAACTTTTAACGATTTTACCAACATCAACATTGGAGGCATAAAACCCGATGGAAGCGATGGTGTTAGCGAAGTTTCGTATATGATGCTGGAGGTAATTGAAGAATTGCATGTACTTCAACCGGGTAACTCGGTTCACATTGCAAAAGTTACACCCGATGATTTCCTGCAAGCTTCCGGGAAACTGATTCGGCAGGGTCATGGATATCCGTCGGTTTTTAATCCCGATGTGTATGTGCAGGAATTGGTTAATCAGGGTAAAACATTACAAGACGCCCGCGAAGGAGGTTGCAGTGGTTGTATCGAAGTGGGAGCTTTTGGAAAGGAGGCCTACTTGTTAACCGGTTATTTGAACGTTCCGAAGGTTTTGGAAATTACATTAAACAACGGAATTGATCCGGTAACCGGGAAAGTGGCTGGTATTGAAACCGGAGATCCCCGCAACTTTAATAGTTACGAAGAGTTGTACGAAGCCTTTTTAAAACAACTGAATTTTGTAGTCGACCAAAAAATAAGAGTGAGCAATTACATAGACCAGATGTTTGCCAAATATGCTCCGGCACCCTTCCTTTCGGTTGTAATTGAAGACTGCATTTCGAAGGGAAAAGATTATTACAACGGAGGCCCGCGTTACAATACAAATTACATTCAGTGTACAGGCTTGGGAACGGTAACCGACAGTCTTTCGGTACTAAAAAAACATGTTTTCGAAGAGGGTACATTTAGTATTGATGTGCTGTTAACTGCTGTATCGAAAAACTTTGAAGGGGAAGAAATATTGCGTCAACGCATATTAAATCGCACCCCGTTTTTTGGAAACGATGATGAATATGCCGATTCGATTGCCTTGCAGGTTTACGACGATTTGCTTGCCGCCATCGAGGGTAAACCAAATACAAAAGGAGAAGCTTTTCACTTAAATATGCTTTCAACCACCTGCCATGTTTATTTCGGCCTGGTGCTGGGGGCAACGCCAAATGGTCGCTTTTCAGGGAAATCGATATCCGACGGAACTTCCCCCTCGCATGGTTGCGATACACACGGACCAACAAACGTAATTCGCTCGCTGGGCAAACTAGATCACACAAAATCGGGAGGTACTTTGTTGAATTTACGTTTTGTTCCGAGCTTGTTAAAACGCGACAAGGATGTTGAAAAGTTGGGTCACCTCATTCGTAGTTATTTTTCGTTGGGAGGACACCATGTACAGTTTAATATTGTTGATACAGCAACACTTTTGGCAGCGCAGGCTTGTCCCGAAGATTATAAAGATTTGTTGGTTCGTATGGCAGGTTACAGCGATTATTTTAACGATATGAACGCTGATTTGCAACAAGAAGTGATTGACCGTACACAGAACGAAGTATTATAA
- a CDS encoding DUF4136 domain-containing protein: MKQISRLFLFLISVTAFLYSCHPEYDATIEELDLAITKYDQEQDFTKLQTFYMPDTIVYISDEDKIISANVDHSHEDHILSEVRQNLIDKGWTEVMAPENGEIDADVSILISVLETDVSFYYYYWWDYWSWYSWDWWYPWYPGYPGYPGFPVWPGYPTYPSGGYTVGTVFIDMMNMDEVAMPASDDASIKLPIVWTGTVNGILAGSDANIQSRLTKEITQVFNQSPYLHK, encoded by the coding sequence ATGAAACAAATTTCAAGATTATTTTTATTTCTGATATCGGTAACGGCTTTTCTGTATTCGTGTCATCCGGAATACGATGCCACCATTGAAGAACTCGACCTTGCCATTACAAAGTACGATCAGGAGCAGGATTTTACAAAACTGCAAACGTTTTATATGCCCGATACAATCGTTTACATTTCGGATGAGGACAAAATAATATCGGCAAATGTAGATCATTCGCACGAAGACCATATTCTTTCGGAGGTTAGACAAAACCTAATTGACAAGGGATGGACAGAAGTTATGGCTCCTGAAAACGGAGAAATTGATGCAGATGTATCCATCCTGATTTCTGTGTTGGAAACCGATGTAAGTTTTTATTATTACTACTGGTGGGACTACTGGTCGTGGTACTCGTGGGACTGGTGGTATCCCTGGTATCCGGGTTACCCGGGCTATCCCGGATTTCCGGTTTGGCCGGGCTACCCTACCTACCCAAGTGGAGGTTACACCGTTGGAACTGTATTTATTGATATGATGAACATGGATGAAGTTGCAATGCCTGCAAGCGACGATGCTTCAATAAAACTTCCGATTGTCTGGACCGGAACTGTAAATGGAATTTTGGCTGGCTCCGATGCAAATATCCAAAGCCGACTGACAAAAGAAATCACGCAGGTATTTAATCAAAGCCCGTATTTACACAAATAA
- a CDS encoding DUF4956 domain-containing protein yields MEELQHFSDTMWFDFLLRLAVNIVSTLILIRFVYYPRNSRVKYLFTFFLLGLMIFLIASILDRVSLDIGFAFGLFAIFGIIRYRSPSIDLKEMTYLFLVIGMSIINALVVFNISDWFGLVVANSIILLSAYIMENYVPRKHIIKKALVFSPSNYAVLSSTKDLLDEVRRNTGIDVLKVEISKINKTKNEVAVWIYFIQSNDSNNNELPVEKVQLSDNSLWESTSTGEY; encoded by the coding sequence ATGGAAGAATTACAACACTTTAGCGATACCATGTGGTTTGATTTTCTGTTGCGCTTAGCAGTGAATATTGTATCAACCCTGATTTTAATTCGCTTTGTTTATTATCCGCGTAACAGTAGGGTGAAGTACTTGTTTACATTTTTCTTATTGGGATTAATGATCTTTTTAATTGCTTCAATTCTCGATCGGGTAAGCCTGGACATCGGTTTTGCATTTGGTTTGTTTGCCATATTCGGCATTATTCGTTATCGTTCTCCATCAATCGATTTAAAAGAAATGACTTACCTTTTTTTGGTAATTGGAATGTCGATTATTAATGCGTTGGTGGTTTTTAATATTTCCGATTGGTTTGGTTTGGTAGTTGCCAACTCAATTATTCTGCTTTCGGCATACATTATGGAAAACTATGTTCCCCGAAAACACATAATTAAAAAGGCTTTGGTTTTTTCTCCTTCAAATTACGCGGTGTTAAGCAGCACAAAAGATTTGCTGGACGAGGTTCGCAGAAATACCGGTATTGATGTTCTTAAAGTTGAAATCTCGAAAATAAACAAAACTAAAAACGAAGTGGCGGTTTGGATTTACTTTATACAAAGTAACGATTCGAATAACAACGAATTACCAGTAGAAAAGGTACAACTTTCTGATAATTCGCTATGGGAAAGTACTTCTACGGGAGAGTATTAA